One genomic region from Salvia hispanica cultivar TCC Black 2014 chromosome 2, UniMelb_Shisp_WGS_1.0, whole genome shotgun sequence encodes:
- the LOC125205843 gene encoding putative NAC domain-containing protein 94, whose product MEEKNNELGVGDKFDEELPGFRFHPTDEELVGFYLTRKIHHKPLSIELIKQIDIYKYDPWDLPKIATNGEKEWYFYCPRDRKYRNSTRPNRVTGAGFWKATGTDRPIYSSETSKCIGLKKSLVFYKGKAAKGIKTDWMMHEFRLPSLSPSSSSTNKNIPINEAWAICRIFKKANSTTKRAISLSHSWPNPLLDTTNPDVINHVNTFPISSSITTMGNKNTNIPSFQYGLCNDLHNSSVGIFPTPYLGNGDEFKPSYAFSCTETSTPASRFVVNDATSLLLEMSTSTAGDFGADAGLSASLNGPEDVQRSIGSGEEAVSVHEQWMEFPCYGLPSNFMWDSLSPCLSDLSTSYSTNKCYT is encoded by the exons atggaggagaaaaataatgaattaggAGTAGGTGACAAATTTGATGAGGAGCTGCCAGGGTTCAGATTCCATCCAACAGATGAAGAGCTAGTAGGGTTTTACCTCACTAGAAAGATTCACCACAAACCTCTCTCGATCGAGCTCATCAAGCAGATCGACATCTACAAATACGATCCATGGGATCTTCCAA AGATAGCAACAAATGGGGAGAAGGAGTGGTATTTCTACTGCCCAAGAGACCGCAAGTACAGAAACAGCACCCGGCCTAATCGTGTGACCGGGGCTGGTTTCTGGAAGGCCACTGGAACTGACCGGCCGATCTACTCTTCCGAGACCAGTAAATGCATAGGTTTGAAGAAATCCCTTGTTTTCTACAAAGGGAAGGCAGCAAAAGGGATCAAAACTGACTGGATGATGCATGAGTTCCGgcttccctctctctcaccttcttcttcttcaaccaacaaaaatatcccaataaat GAAGCATGGGCGATATGTAGGATTTTCAAGAAAGCCAACTCCACCACAAAGAGGgctatctctctctcccatTCTTGGCCTAATCCACTTCTTGACACTACTAACCCTGATGTTATCAACCATGTTAACACCTTCCCAATCAGTTCTAGCATAACAACAATGGGAAACAAGAATACTAATATTCCATCGTTTCAATACGGTTTGTGCAACGATTTGCACAACTCGTCCGTGGGAATCTTCCCGACCCCATATTTGGGCAACGGAGACGAGTTCAAGCCTAGTTACGCGTTTTCTTGCACTGAAACCTCCACACCGGCCTCGAGATTTGTTGTGAATGATGCTACTTCCTTGTTGCTGGAAATGTCAACATCCACCGCAGGAGACTTTGGGGCGGATGCGGGCTTGAGTGCATCGTTGAATGGGCCTGAGGATGTGCAGAGGAGTATTGGCAGTGGAGAAGAAGCAGTCTCAGTACATGAGCAATGGATGGAGTTTCCTTGTTACGGTCTCCCATCGAATTTTATGTGGGATTCATTGTCTCCTTGTCTTAGTGATTTGTCAACTAGTTATTCTACTAACA